A genomic region of Methanocaldococcus sp. contains the following coding sequences:
- a CDS encoding TrkA family potassium uptake protein, translated as METSKKIIIVLIFTIALILTYAYLISIIESVDFFTALYFSVITITTTGYGDFTPKTFLGRLLTIIYLCVGVGIVMYLFSLIAEFIVEGKFGEFMKMKKMMHKIKTLKDHYIICGYGRLGKVVGEKFIKENIPFVVIDINENVLKEEYEKHHPDKFLYIVGDAKKDEILKKAKIDKAKGLIATLPTDADNVFITLTARSLNPNILITAKADEKEAIKKLKIAGANRVVSPYLIGGLRMAEVSIRPGVLDFLSTFIKVAKNEYKEDIDLKKYVIEEDSELAYKTLKESNIRAITGATILGIKRGDKLYINPYPEFILKPGDIIYAFGTEENLKYLESLIKRKKEKS; from the coding sequence ATGGAAACATCAAAAAAGATAATAATTGTACTTATATTTACAATTGCATTAATTTTAACTTATGCATACTTGATAAGTATTATTGAGTCTGTTGATTTTTTCACAGCCCTATATTTCAGTGTTATTACAATAACTACAACAGGTTATGGAGATTTTACTCCAAAAACTTTTTTGGGTAGGTTATTAACTATAATTTACTTATGTGTTGGTGTTGGAATTGTTATGTATCTATTTAGTTTAATAGCAGAATTTATAGTTGAAGGAAAGTTTGGTGAGTTTATGAAAATGAAAAAGATGATGCATAAAATTAAAACATTAAAAGATCATTATATAATATGCGGATATGGAAGATTAGGAAAAGTTGTAGGAGAGAAATTTATTAAAGAAAATATTCCATTTGTAGTTATAGATATCAATGAAAATGTTTTAAAAGAAGAATATGAAAAGCATCATCCTGATAAGTTTTTATATATAGTAGGAGATGCTAAAAAAGATGAAATATTAAAAAAAGCAAAGATTGATAAGGCTAAGGGTTTAATTGCCACACTACCAACAGATGCTGATAATGTTTTTATTACCCTAACTGCAAGATCATTAAATCCAAATATTTTAATAACTGCAAAGGCAGATGAAAAAGAGGCTATAAAAAAATTAAAAATAGCAGGGGCTAATAGGGTAGTATCTCCTTATTTAATTGGTGGATTAAGAATGGCAGAGGTCTCTATTAGACCGGGAGTTTTAGATTTTTTAAGCACATTTATTAAAGTGGCTAAAAATGAGTATAAAGAAGATATTGATTTAAAAAAATATGTTATTGAAGAAGATTCGGAATTGGCATATAAAACATTAAAAGAATCAAACATAAGGGCAATAACAGGAGCTACAATTTTAGGAATAAAGAGAGGAGACAAACTTTATATAAATCCATATCCAGAATTTATTTTAAAACCTGGGGATATAATATATGCATTTGGAACCGAAGAAAACTTAAAGTATTTGGAGAGTTTAATTAAAAGAAAAAAAGAAAAATCATAA
- a CDS encoding DEAD/DEAH box helicase, with product MIIIRKPKKKKEEIEIVKVDGKIEEGVEIKDNQKIFANYKKIGNKYKLYRCRLGDKLIQPSKVIELLKREDIFILKGNEEIEELLKSYNLKFDYIKLCPFCLLKNIYKRLTRNNRCKYGNLEICIDCGVREIREEVRINEEFIEKLLRRFKDVDKVLSLLRIRNPLNNPELTKYDIITCSKEDKIRNYKIDELNIPEELKNIIKGRGIYELLPVQTLAVKGGLLKGEDLLIVSATSSGKTLIGELAGIKNLIEKGKKFLFLVPLVALANQKYLEFKERYEKLGFKVSLRVGLGRIGKKSDDIETSLDADIIVGTYEGIDYLIRTKKLKDVGTVVIDEIHSLNMEERGARLDGLIGRLRFLFKDAQKIYLSATIGNPKELSKQLNAKLVLYNGRPVPLERHIIFCKNEFAKLSIIRDIVKREWQTISKFGYRGQCLIFTYSRKRAEYIAKSLKSKGIKAEFYHGGMEYLRRRKVEEDFANQKIQCVVTTAALSAGVDFPASTVILESLAMGAEWLNPAEFQQMCGRAGRKGMHEIGKVYLLVEIGKKYHMKMENAEDEVAFKLLNAVPEDVKVEYSEDEEEEQILATISAGIENIKDIDRVPYLGRVFQLNKILNNLESYSMIKIYKDKVKLTNYGKSVAISFLYPKIAEKIKEGVLENKPILELITEIMPFENVYISNNLKVKLSKILNINIPSRFFDALEVIRENMQKIEKIGDKKLKDDLISIIVEFEGVKVEEKILELIVNLRLNKKTPGQISKALYMDYKIQTYSGDIYYYLEQLLNLLDAIERISNIFNKNYAEKVHKLKERIENP from the coding sequence ATGATTATTATTAGGAAACCAAAAAAGAAGAAAGAGGAAATTGAAATTGTCAAAGTTGATGGTAAGATAGAAGAAGGAGTAGAAATTAAAGATAATCAAAAAATATTTGCAAACTATAAAAAGATTGGTAATAAATATAAATTGTATAGATGTAGATTAGGAGACAAATTAATTCAGCCATCTAAGGTTATAGAACTGCTAAAAAGAGAAGATATATTTATATTAAAAGGAAATGAGGAAATTGAAGAACTCTTAAAATCTTACAATTTAAAGTTTGATTACATAAAATTATGCCCATTTTGTTTATTAAAAAACATTTATAAGAGATTAACAAGAAATAATAGATGCAAATATGGAAATTTAGAAATATGTATTGATTGTGGAGTTAGAGAGATTAGAGAGGAAGTTAGAATTAATGAAGAATTTATAGAAAAACTTTTAAGGAGATTTAAAGATGTTGATAAAGTTTTATCCTTATTAAGAATAAGAAATCCACTCAATAATCCAGAATTAACAAAATATGACATAATAACTTGTAGCAAAGAGGACAAAATTAGAAATTATAAAATAGATGAACTAAATATACCAGAAGAACTTAAAAATATAATTAAAGGTAGAGGAATTTACGAACTTTTGCCAGTACAAACATTGGCTGTTAAAGGAGGTTTATTAAAAGGAGAGGATTTATTAATTGTCTCAGCCACATCATCGGGAAAAACATTAATTGGAGAATTGGCAGGAATTAAAAATTTGATAGAGAAGGGAAAAAAGTTTTTATTTTTAGTCCCATTAGTTGCATTGGCTAATCAAAAATATTTAGAATTTAAAGAAAGATATGAAAAATTAGGATTTAAAGTAAGTTTAAGAGTAGGTTTGGGAAGAATAGGAAAAAAGTCAGATGATATTGAAACATCATTAGATGCAGATATTATTGTAGGAACTTATGAAGGTATAGATTATTTAATTAGAACTAAAAAATTAAAGGATGTTGGAACTGTTGTAATTGATGAGATTCATTCTTTGAATATGGAGGAGAGAGGAGCGAGATTGGATGGATTAATTGGTAGATTAAGATTTTTATTTAAAGATGCTCAAAAGATATATTTATCTGCAACAATTGGAAATCCTAAGGAGTTATCTAAACAATTAAATGCTAAATTAGTTTTATACAATGGAAGGCCAGTTCCATTAGAGAGGCACATAATTTTCTGTAAAAATGAGTTTGCTAAATTAAGTATAATTAGAGATATAGTTAAAAGAGAGTGGCAAACAATCTCAAAGTTTGGTTATAGGGGACAGTGTTTAATCTTTACTTATTCAAGAAAAAGGGCTGAATATATAGCAAAATCTTTAAAATCTAAGGGGATTAAGGCTGAATTTTATCACGGAGGTATGGAGTATTTAAGGAGGAGAAAAGTTGAAGAAGATTTTGCTAATCAAAAAATTCAATGTGTGGTTACAACTGCCGCTTTATCAGCGGGTGTTGATTTTCCAGCCTCAACAGTTATATTGGAAAGTTTGGCTATGGGGGCTGAGTGGTTAAATCCAGCAGAGTTTCAGCAGATGTGTGGAAGGGCTGGAAGAAAAGGAATGCACGAAATTGGAAAGGTTTATCTTTTGGTAGAAATTGGGAAAAAGTATCACATGAAAATGGAGAATGCTGAGGATGAAGTAGCATTTAAATTATTAAACGCTGTTCCAGAAGATGTAAAAGTTGAGTATAGTGAAGATGAAGAGGAAGAGCAAATATTAGCCACAATTTCTGCGGGAATTGAAAATATAAAAGATATTGATAGAGTTCCTTATCTTGGAAGGGTTTTTCAATTGAATAAAATTTTGAATAATTTAGAGAGTTATTCTATGATAAAAATATACAAGGATAAAGTAAAACTAACAAATTATGGAAAATCTGTTGCTATTTCATTTTTATATCCAAAAATAGCTGAAAAAATTAAAGAAGGAGTTTTAGAAAATAAACCAATACTTGAATTAATAACAGAAATAATGCCTTTTGAAAATGTCTATATATCAAATAATTTAAAGGTAAAACTTTCAAAAATTTTAAATATAAATATTCCTTCGAGATTCTTTGACGCTTTGGAAGTAATTAGAGAAAATATGCAAAAAATTGAAAAGATTGGTGACAAAAAATTAAAGGATGATTTAATTTCAATAATTGTTGAATTCGAAGGAGTAAAAGTTGAAGAAAAGATTTTGGAATTAATTGTTAATTTAAGATTAAATAAAAAAACGCCCGGACAAATTTCTAAGGCACTATATATGGATTATAAGATTCAAACATACTCTGGGGATATTTATTACTATTTAGAGCAACTTTTAAATCTATTAGATGCCATAGAGAGAATTTCTAATATATTTAATAAAAATTATGCAGAAAAAGTCCATAAATTAAAGGAAAGAATAGAGAATCCTTAA
- a CDS encoding class III signal peptide-containing protein yields MKIIKSNRGQISLEFSLLVMVVIVSALIVSYYLISSAIDVRKAEITTINATSNAAKEVLSTVS; encoded by the coding sequence ATGAAAATTATAAAATCAAACAGAGGACAAATTTCTTTAGAGTTTTCTTTATTAGTTATGGTTGTTATAGTTTCAGCATTAATTGTTTCATATTACTTAATATCTTCTGCTATTGATGTAAGAAAAGCAGAAATAACTACAATCAATGCTACATCTAATGCGGCTAAAGAAGTTTTAAGTACTGTCTCATAA
- a CDS encoding AAA family ATPase, producing the protein MLLIGITGMPGSGKSTIYEVAKKYNLPVVSMGDVVRYETKKRGLELTPENVGNTAINLRKEYGNEAIAVVCLKYIENNLKDKDIIIVEGIRSLYEVNYFRKHYPLVLIAIHSSPLTRFNRLVNRRREDDSTSWEVFVERDLRELNFSIGHAIALSDFVVINESSIENCINQLDNILKEILSNTEKYKKYNFIYEK; encoded by the coding sequence ATGTTGCTAATAGGGATTACTGGAATGCCAGGGTCTGGAAAAAGTACAATATATGAAGTGGCAAAAAAATACAACTTGCCAGTAGTGTCTATGGGAGATGTTGTTAGATATGAAACAAAAAAAAGAGGTTTAGAACTAACTCCTGAAAATGTTGGAAACACTGCTATAAATTTAAGGAAAGAATATGGAAATGAGGCTATTGCAGTAGTTTGTTTAAAATACATTGAAAATAATTTAAAAGACAAAGATATTATTATAGTTGAAGGTATTAGAAGTTTATATGAAGTTAATTATTTCAGAAAACATTATCCATTAGTTTTAATAGCAATTCATTCCTCCCCTTTAACACGATTTAATAGATTGGTAAATAGGAGAAGGGAAGATGATTCAACAAGTTGGGAAGTGTTCGTAGAGAGAGATTTGAGAGAACTTAATTTTAGTATTGGGCATGCAATTGCTTTATCTGATTTTGTTGTCATAAATGAGAGTAGTATTGAAAATTGTATAAATCAGTTAGATAATATTTTAAAAGAGATTTTAAGTAATACTGAAAAATATAAAAAATATAATTTTATTTACGAAAAATAA
- a CDS encoding choice-of-anchor U domain-containing protein, giving the protein MRNILILIFIILFCSYINVGVSLNNITTLNISNSTIENFSNISKFSTNFSDLNNITKNLKNNTNYTINKTKDENKSYKKDIHYLIVLVKGYKVIVKTNGMPYGFANNISLKFVKINNGTYVISPIILNVPIKIYAKFSNETLNKTIILNYTKIENHYLNVSFNNFKLIVKTNGKLIVKYKNLTLNVKFKKIKKNIYIIYPLLLNTTIIVYSKFDNETLNKTIFLNYSENYSLNNLNMSIILKKVYFPSEKIIIKTNFKPNNAYIITPNNKTINLKIHKKGKYYYLSAKLNKNVILGNYSVLINGIKKTFIVDYYKINAKFNNSCIFGNVSYHYIMPKIVEYKIMPLNISKNVTVENGSFCIPINLTEGNYTVILKCGNAITKIMIKIKNLSLKVPKFAFVGNKIRIFANFKPKNAKLITSYKNITLNFSKFNKEEYVSTFKANNTGVYKIIVDNIMKEVYVDNYSINVSLNGSKIVGNISWKYIPPKYINYTIIPQNITKSIKINNSSFIIKFPKNTEKVIIYCGNVNKTILIKSIKQLENISDSKTIIIPYENKTYKINISINKGKFKELKFIEGRILLIINNLSVGDSVNLTVKLPFKIPEGMYIYYWKKINNKTVLINYTIGKDRRTIIFKLKDGGELDEDRRKNGIIIDPFKLYIPKYNVKTEFKNNKTGILYVKDLEGNELYNITVTTNKGKLDYLKFVDKNDIPVKINVSLPLNLIKFKISNISKGEKVNVSIVYQYSNISSIINRNIRRSNLSYLDNFTINTSFLKLVYYKFNPNTLLWKKYPAIIKIYKNKIVVNLTLEDGKFGDDDNKTNGIIEDDGGVGWVGYYNVWDVAIGSNVNQQVHTYWLYVPKGINNFSFGVYDGDGFIVNIYYPNGTLYTTLNESANNNWNYTLIYTNGSFGFWKIVINNTLSPVSAYNIYGLNISGSNSLDLKVNTTYVINGTTYYGTPNATLLSYGSTVTSSYHDFYVYATSDFNIAIFDPDNLNGSINLSSIIPIPINITIPVIQNRLKVSVYYPNGTLYYSFYPYDNTLSSFNEVDNPIWVIQNISIHGQTGWWRIELTQEQYYDDDGFGNNQVILATNLSGGLWFKIPIPPSSADSGTATICRNNQTNMVHRYYVMVPYGTSNFTVGIYDGDGLIVNVSYPNGTLYGSYIAPNNAQAGEPPNYFLINTSNVYGWWIVDIFENSWPSINGNYYSLLTINSPVLKLNKTYLINGSTYYGTPDAMIVGDDTTNLGNKTWYISTPKGLSSFNLSVYDGDGAINVSIYLPNGTKYKEFTAYGNESWYSYIVNVTNPNQNYGVWKIFVHEIRNYDDYITGGNVYRIATTTKTGILSGNPRYNLSIVNVSTKTLVNISETFNMTVYVKNTGTMDLSNVSVNITLPIGWSGETYKVIPYLLPNQTVAINFTLTSPVIPGNYTLIVNTTNDYVHWDFDDYKNITITVISPIKNMNITSSISMLPQRYFISVKSFINATDVYVFWYKPNNTGVINISGNFDLNGSYNNVYWFEFNTINANETKNITIITNITTIEGLIIGIDPKEYLPINIKYFKKQK; this is encoded by the coding sequence ATGAGGAACATCCTAATACTTATATTTATTATTTTATTTTGTTCATATATTAATGTAGGAGTATCATTAAATAACATTACTACACTTAATATATCAAACTCAACTATTGAAAATTTTTCAAATATTAGTAAATTCTCAACTAATTTTAGTGACTTAAACAATATAACTAAAAATCTTAAAAATAATACAAATTATACAATAAACAAAACAAAAGATGAGAATAAAAGTTATAAAAAAGATATACATTATTTAATTGTTTTAGTAAAAGGATATAAAGTTATTGTAAAAACCAATGGAATGCCTTATGGATTTGCTAATAATATCTCCCTAAAATTTGTTAAAATAAATAATGGAACTTATGTAATTTCACCAATTATTTTAAATGTACCAATTAAAATCTATGCAAAATTTAGTAATGAAACCCTAAATAAAACAATTATTTTAAATTATACAAAAATAGAAAATCACTATTTAAATGTCTCGTTTAATAACTTTAAATTAATTGTCAAAACAAATGGAAAACTAATTGTTAAATATAAAAATTTAACTTTAAATGTAAAATTTAAAAAAATAAAGAAAAATATTTATATTATTTACCCTTTGTTATTAAATACTACCATAATTGTTTATTCAAAATTTGATAATGAAACATTAAATAAGACAATATTTCTAAATTATTCTGAAAATTATAGTTTAAATAATTTAAATATGTCGATAATCTTAAAAAAAGTATATTTCCCATCAGAAAAAATAATTATAAAAACTAATTTTAAACCAAATAATGCATACATTATAACTCCAAATAATAAGACTATAAATTTAAAAATTCATAAAAAAGGAAAATATTACTATCTATCAGCAAAGTTAAATAAAAATGTTATATTAGGAAATTATTCTGTTTTAATTAATGGAATTAAAAAAACATTTATCGTAGATTACTACAAAATTAATGCTAAATTTAATAATAGTTGTATATTTGGTAATGTAAGTTATCATTACATTATGCCAAAGATTGTTGAATATAAGATTATGCCATTAAATATAAGTAAAAATGTTACGGTTGAGAACGGAAGTTTTTGCATACCTATAAATCTTACAGAGGGAAATTATACTGTAATTTTGAAATGTGGAAATGCTATTACTAAAATAATGATTAAAATTAAAAACCTATCATTAAAGGTTCCAAAATTTGCATTTGTAGGTAATAAAATTAGAATATTTGCAAATTTCAAACCAAAAAATGCTAAACTAATTACATCATATAAAAACATAACTTTAAACTTTTCAAAATTTAACAAAGAAGAATATGTTTCAACTTTTAAAGCCAATAATACAGGAGTTTATAAAATTATTGTAGATAATATAATGAAAGAAGTTTATGTTGATAATTATAGTATAAATGTATCTTTAAATGGTTCTAAAATTGTTGGTAATATAAGTTGGAAATATATTCCTCCAAAATACATTAATTATACAATTATTCCTCAAAATATTACTAAATCTATAAAAATAAATAATAGCAGTTTTATTATTAAATTTCCAAAAAACACCGAAAAAGTAATAATATATTGTGGAAATGTTAATAAAACTATCCTGATAAAATCTATAAAACAGTTGGAGAATATTTCAGATTCTAAAACTATTATAATTCCTTATGAAAATAAAACTTATAAAATAAATATTTCAATCAACAAAGGTAAATTTAAAGAGTTAAAATTTATAGAAGGAAGAATATTATTAATAATAAATAACCTATCAGTTGGAGATTCTGTTAATTTAACAGTTAAATTACCTTTTAAAATTCCAGAAGGAATGTATATCTATTATTGGAAAAAAATAAACAATAAAACTGTATTAATAAATTACACCATAGGAAAAGATAGAAGAACTATAATATTTAAATTAAAAGATGGTGGAGAATTAGATGAAGATAGAAGAAAAAATGGAATAATAATTGATCCATTTAAACTTTATATTCCAAAGTATAATGTAAAAACTGAATTTAAGAATAATAAAACAGGAATTTTATATGTTAAAGATTTAGAAGGAAATGAACTGTATAACATAACAGTAACTACAAATAAAGGAAAATTGGATTATTTAAAATTTGTTGATAAAAATGATATACCAGTTAAAATTAATGTTAGTTTGCCACTTAATTTAATTAAGTTTAAAATATCAAATATTTCCAAGGGAGAAAAAGTCAATGTTTCTATTGTATATCAATACTCTAATATATCTTCTATAATCAACAGGAATATAAGAAGATCTAATCTTTCCTATTTAGATAATTTTACAATAAATACAAGTTTCTTAAAATTAGTATATTACAAGTTCAATCCAAATACACTATTGTGGAAAAAATATCCTGCAATAATAAAAATTTATAAAAATAAAATTGTAGTTAATTTAACATTAGAAGATGGAAAATTTGGAGATGATGATAATAAAACAAATGGAATTATAGAAGATGATGGAGGTGTTGGATGGGTAGGATATTATAATGTATGGGATGTAGCAATAGGTAGTAATGTTAATCAGCAAGTACATACTTATTGGCTTTATGTACCTAAGGGGATTAATAATTTTAGTTTTGGAGTTTATGATGGAGACGGTTTTATTGTAAATATTTATTATCCAAATGGGACATTATATACAACATTAAATGAATCTGCAAATAATAATTGGAACTACACTTTAATATATACAAATGGCTCTTTTGGATTTTGGAAAATTGTTATTAATAATACTTTGTCACCAGTTTCTGCCTATAATATTTATGGTCTAAATATTAGTGGTAGTAACAGTTTAGACCTTAAAGTAAATACAACTTATGTTATAAATGGAACTACATATTATGGCACTCCTAATGCAACATTGTTGAGTTATGGAAGTACAGTAACTTCTAGTTATCATGATTTCTATGTTTATGCAACATCTGACTTTAATATAGCAATATTTGATCCGGATAACTTAAACGGATCTATAAATTTATCTAGTATTATTCCAATACCAATAAATATAACAATACCAGTAATTCAAAATAGATTAAAAGTTAGTGTTTATTACCCTAATGGCACATTATATTATTCATTTTATCCATATGATAATACTTTATCATCATTTAATGAAGTTGACAATCCAATATGGGTTATTCAAAATATATCTATTCATGGGCAAACTGGATGGTGGAGAATAGAACTAACACAAGAACAATATTATGATGACGATGGTTTTGGAAATAATCAAGTAATCCTTGCTACTAATCTATCAGGTGGATTGTGGTTTAAGATACCAATACCTCCATCATCAGCAGATTCAGGAACGGCAACAATATGTAGAAACAATCAAACTAACATGGTTCATAGATACTATGTAATGGTACCTTATGGAACATCAAACTTTACTGTTGGTATTTATGATGGAGATGGATTAATTGTCAATGTATCTTATCCAAATGGAACATTGTATGGTTCATATATAGCACCAAATAATGCACAAGCTGGGGAACCTCCAAATTACTTTTTGATTAATACAAGTAATGTGTATGGTTGGTGGATTGTAGATATTTTTGAAAACAGTTGGCCTAGTATTAATGGTAACTATTACTCTTTATTAACTATAAATTCTCCTGTTTTGAAATTAAATAAAACTTATCTTATAAATGGATCTACTTACTATGGTACTCCTGATGCAATGATTGTTGGTGATGATACAACTAATTTAGGAAATAAAACATGGTATATCTCAACACCAAAAGGACTTTCTTCATTTAATCTATCGGTATATGATGGAGATGGAGCGATAAATGTTTCTATATACTTACCAAATGGAACAAAATATAAAGAATTTACAGCATATGGAAATGAAAGTTGGTATAGTTATATAGTCAATGTTACTAACCCTAATCAGAATTATGGTGTTTGGAAAATTTTTGTTCATGAAATAAGAAATTATGATGACTATATAACTGGAGGGAATGTTTATAGAATAGCTACTACAACAAAAACAGGAATTCTCTCAGGTAATCCACGATATAATTTATCAATAGTTAATGTTTCTACTAAAACTTTGGTTAATATATCAGAAACATTTAATATGACAGTATATGTTAAAAATACAGGAACTATGGACTTATCAAATGTATCTGTAAATATAACACTTCCAATTGGTTGGAGTGGTGAAACATATAAAGTTATTCCATATCTATTACCAAATCAAACAGTTGCTATAAACTTTACATTAACATCTCCTGTGATTCCAGGTAATTATACACTAATTGTAAATACGACAAATGATTATGTACATTGGGATTTTGATGATTATAAAAATATTACAATAACTGTAATATCACCTATTAAGAATATGAACATAACTTCAAGTATTTCTATGTTACCTCAGAGATACTTTATTTCTGTTAAAAGTTTTATAAATGCTACAGATGTTTATGTTTTTTGGTATAAACCAAATAATACAGGTGTAATAAATATTTCTGGAAACTTTGATTTAAATGGATCTTATAATAATGTTTATTGGTTTGAATTTAATACAATAAATGCAAACGAAACAAAAAACATTACAATTATAACTAACATTACTACAATTGAAGGACTTATTATAGGTATAGATCCAAAAGAGTATTTACCTATAAATATTAAATACTTTAAAAAACAAAAGTAA